A genomic segment from Desulfurella amilsii encodes:
- a CDS encoding class I SAM-dependent DNA methyltransferase, with the protein MKKINFDDFAENYDEILKGQTQFFSKDDKYFARYKIDIVSNYINFKPEKILEFGCGIGRNVPFLKEKFPDSKLFGIDISQKSIEIAKSQYPFCEFFTVDDQKTDESFDQFDLIFIAGVFHHMCPAERSINIEKIKNLLTNNDCLFIFEHNPYNPITRKLVKECPFDKDCLLLSKYEMIKLLEKSNFKVDAAGYFLFIPPKFSYLLKLEKIFTGLPLGGQWFVKARKY; encoded by the coding sequence ATGAAAAAGATAAATTTTGATGATTTTGCTGAAAATTATGATGAGATTTTAAAAGGTCAAACTCAATTTTTTTCAAAAGATGATAAATATTTTGCTAGATATAAGATTGATATTGTTAGTAATTATATTAACTTTAAACCGGAAAAAATTCTTGAATTTGGTTGTGGTATTGGTAGAAATGTGCCATTTCTAAAAGAGAAATTTCCTGATTCTAAATTGTTTGGTATCGATATATCCCAAAAAAGCATTGAGATTGCAAAGAGTCAGTATCCATTCTGTGAATTCTTTACTGTGGATGATCAAAAAACGGATGAAAGTTTTGATCAATTTGATTTAATTTTTATTGCGGGAGTTTTTCATCATATGTGTCCAGCTGAAAGATCTATTAATATAGAAAAAATTAAGAATTTATTAACAAACAATGATTGTTTATTTATATTTGAACACAATCCATATAATCCTATAACACGCAAGCTAGTAAAAGAATGTCCTTTTGATAAAGATTGCTTGTTGTTATCTAAATACGAAATGATTAAATTACTTGAAAAATCCAATTTTAAAGTAGATGCAGCTGGATATTTTTTATTTATACCACCAAAATTTTCCTATCTTTTAAAACTTGAAAAAATATTCACTGGTTTACCATTAGGTGGACAATGGTTTGTTAAAGCAAGAAAGTATTAG
- a CDS encoding GtrA family protein, whose product MDNGLLKQESIRVFLKYLLVGIINTIVGYGIIFSLMFIGTSPEISNIIGYAIGIIVSYALNKIYTFKSKAHPKKEFPKFVLSLLTSYGLNFLTLILCIHIFKINPYISQIISGAVYTLSGFVFLKYFAFRNQLEGQTNED is encoded by the coding sequence GTGGACAATGGTTTGTTAAAGCAAGAAAGTATTAGAGTGTTCTTAAAATATCTCTTAGTCGGCATCATAAATACAATTGTTGGCTATGGGATTATATTTTCTCTTATGTTTATTGGCACGTCTCCAGAAATAAGCAATATTATAGGTTATGCAATAGGCATCATTGTATCTTATGCCCTCAATAAAATCTACACATTTAAAAGCAAAGCTCACCCAAAAAAGGAATTTCCAAAATTTGTTTTGTCGCTTTTGACATCTTATGGGCTAAATTTCTTAACTCTGATTTTGTGTATTCATATTTTTAAGATTAATCCATATATATCCCAGATTATAAGCGGGGCAGTATATACGCTTAGCGGTTTTGTATTTTTGAAATATTTTGCATTTAGGAATCAATTAGAAGGACAGACCAATGAAGATTAA
- a CDS encoding DUF7024 domain-containing protein translates to MKINSMFKNFFSTKYFAFFIYLLLAIVFWGIPMNFDFISKVNIGGDPAFYLWSLKWWPYAISHGLNPFLTKAFWAPFGQNLAWTTSVPSIALLFSPVTVIFGPIFSYNLAIILSLSLGAFGVYLICKSLNLKQISSIFGGLVFFFSSYVWGQLLGHLNLDIVFAIPFLIYIFILRFKNYISFKKYLIFFSILLAFQFGVSNEIYATFVIFGFIALFIMFLIFITNEVYRKLIIKTTLESAAAVLISILLLSPYLYFIFYGYIKEHLQSIAFYVTDPLNLFIPTPITLLFGQLFAPISYHFTGNFSEEGAYLGLPLIFIIVSFIVIAWRSKNKLHIFLSSLLVVILVFSFGPYLNILGHQLIPMPWYIFTEMPLTGQALPTRFTLYIVLIASVMSAIWLEKININKSFKYAIAALVIIFLIPKLSMYKGSNIQYPAFISSGAYKKYIKQGENVIIFPTYAIGGFQGPLWQQKTNFYFNLSQEIAGASPKELILDQELKPVLLDFFYGENSPHPIFNNAYKFSFFSYLAKCNVGAIILPEDYHNPEVQKLLDLLNIKPNNVGGVIIYQINKNYINSALEKAHIEYLKYFSDIFSTLFSSSQKFLSDGGDASKLLPQYLEKNGYLDKSFGYKTGTAINWTNNNGWVGQWACPDGKGECFGVGILGGLDQLKPIVDKYKSESLQIFFPYPTVYDPAASSSEGQLLMIFKAPKPNPIITKIPYTISFTASGNSQRYIGSGFCNAESWGTWTCAKEVSVSFKFRSEEFKKPMYMKLTIINALVSKDHPQKFEFYLNEKLIGSKTYTSKDKFPQTIALNINNVAQNENSLVIKIPNAASPKSLGISNDTRELGIGLISIEFNN, encoded by the coding sequence ATGAAGATTAACAGTATGTTTAAGAATTTCTTTTCTACAAAATACTTTGCTTTTTTTATTTACCTGCTTTTAGCAATCGTGTTTTGGGGCATACCGATGAATTTTGATTTTATATCAAAAGTGAATATTGGCGGTGACCCTGCATTTTATTTATGGAGCCTAAAATGGTGGCCTTATGCCATATCTCATGGGTTAAACCCATTTCTGACAAAGGCATTTTGGGCTCCTTTTGGCCAAAACCTCGCTTGGACTACAAGTGTGCCATCTATTGCGTTATTGTTTTCACCCGTAACAGTCATTTTTGGCCCTATTTTTTCTTATAATTTAGCTATAATTCTGTCTCTTTCTTTGGGGGCTTTTGGCGTATATCTGATATGTAAAAGCCTAAATCTAAAACAAATTTCTTCTATATTTGGTGGACTTGTTTTCTTTTTTTCAAGCTACGTGTGGGGGCAACTTCTTGGACATTTGAATCTTGATATAGTATTTGCTATTCCGTTTTTGATTTATATATTTATACTGAGATTTAAAAATTATATTAGCTTTAAAAAGTATCTGATATTCTTTAGCATATTACTCGCTTTTCAGTTTGGCGTGTCAAATGAGATATATGCTACTTTTGTAATATTTGGGTTTATTGCGCTATTTATAATGTTTTTGATTTTTATCACAAATGAAGTGTATAGAAAGTTAATAATCAAAACCACTTTGGAGTCAGCTGCCGCAGTTTTAATAAGCATTTTATTGCTATCCCCATATTTATATTTCATATTTTATGGGTACATAAAGGAACATCTGCAATCCATAGCATTTTATGTAACAGACCCGCTGAATCTTTTTATTCCAACCCCTATAACGCTGCTTTTTGGCCAGTTATTTGCTCCAATCAGCTATCATTTTACAGGAAACTTTAGTGAAGAGGGAGCATATTTAGGTTTGCCTTTGATATTTATTATAGTTTCTTTCATAGTAATAGCTTGGCGTAGTAAGAATAAACTACATATTTTTCTTTCATCGCTATTAGTGGTTATATTGGTTTTTAGTTTTGGACCTTATTTAAACATATTAGGTCACCAATTAATACCAATGCCATGGTATATATTTACAGAAATGCCACTGACAGGACAAGCCTTACCAACCAGATTTACTCTATACATTGTATTAATCGCAAGCGTTATGAGCGCTATATGGTTAGAAAAGATAAACATAAATAAAAGTTTTAAATATGCTATAGCAGCATTGGTCATTATTTTTTTAATCCCAAAACTCAGTATGTACAAAGGCTCAAATATTCAATATCCAGCCTTTATTTCATCTGGAGCATACAAAAAATATATAAAACAGGGAGAAAATGTTATTATTTTCCCCACTTATGCAATTGGTGGTTTTCAAGGTCCTCTATGGCAACAAAAAACAAATTTTTATTTTAATCTATCTCAAGAAATCGCCGGTGCATCACCAAAAGAATTAATTTTGGATCAAGAATTAAAACCTGTACTTTTAGACTTTTTTTACGGTGAAAATTCACCACATCCCATCTTTAATAATGCTTATAAATTTTCTTTTTTTTCTTACCTCGCAAAATGCAACGTAGGGGCTATAATTTTGCCTGAAGATTATCACAATCCTGAAGTACAAAAATTACTTGATCTTTTAAATATAAAACCTAATAATGTTGGTGGAGTTATAATTTATCAGATTAACAAAAACTATATTAACTCTGCCTTAGAAAAAGCACACATTGAATATTTAAAATATTTTAGTGATATATTTTCTACTCTTTTCTCCTCTTCTCAAAAATTCCTCTCAGACGGTGGCGATGCATCTAAACTTTTGCCTCAATACTTAGAAAAAAATGGCTACCTTGACAAATCCTTTGGTTATAAGACTGGCACTGCCATTAACTGGACAAATAACAATGGCTGGGTAGGACAGTGGGCTTGCCCAGATGGTAAAGGTGAATGCTTTGGAGTGGGTATACTGGGAGGCCTCGATCAGTTAAAGCCTATTGTAGATAAGTATAAATCAGAATCTTTGCAGATATTTTTCCCATACCCGACAGTTTATGATCCAGCCGCTTCATCTAGCGAAGGTCAGCTTCTTATGATATTTAAAGCCCCTAAGCCAAATCCTATAATAACGAAAATACCTTATACTATTAGCTTTACTGCATCTGGCAACTCTCAGAGATATATAGGTTCTGGTTTTTGTAACGCAGAAAGCTGGGGTACATGGACCTGTGCAAAAGAAGTGTCTGTAAGTTTTAAATTTAGAAGTGAGGAGTTTAAAAAACCCATGTATATGAAACTTACAATTATTAACGCTTTGGTTAGTAAAGATCATCCTCAAAAGTTTGAGTTTTATCTAAATGAAAAACTTATTGGCTCTAAAACTTATACAAGTAAGGACAAATTCCCACAAACTATTGCTTTGAATATAAATAACGTTGCACAAAATGAAAATTCGCTTGTTATAAAGATTCCAAACGCAGCCTCTCCAAAATCACTTGGAATAAGCAACGATACAAGAGAATTAGGTATTGGGTTGATAAGCATAGAGTTTAATAATTGA
- a CDS encoding ribose-phosphate pyrophosphokinase, translating into MRGLKLLAGSANRELSQKISDYLNEPIVDTEISRFSDGEVSVQIKENIRGSDVFLICSLSGPVNENIMEMLVMMDAIKRSSANSLTVVLPYYAYARQDRKVKSRVPISAKLMADLLTVSGANRIVAMDLHAGQIQGFFDIPVDHLYASPVIANYIRDLHKDDIVIVSPDAGGVERARDLGKKLGCSLAIVDKRRSKPNVSEVLHIIGDCSGKTAVLVDDLIDTAGTIVNASIALTENGAREVYACCTHPVLSGPALERIENSPIQELVITDTLVWNAKKDCKKIKTLSVANLIGEAIRRIYNKESVSSLFD; encoded by the coding sequence ATGAGAGGTTTAAAGTTGCTTGCTGGCTCAGCAAACAGAGAGTTATCCCAAAAGATAAGCGATTATCTCAATGAGCCGATTGTTGATACGGAGATTTCGCGCTTCAGCGATGGTGAGGTTTCGGTACAGATAAAGGAAAATATAAGGGGCTCGGATGTTTTTTTGATCTGTTCGCTGTCTGGACCAGTGAATGAAAACATAATGGAAATGCTTGTTATGATGGATGCGATTAAGCGCTCAAGCGCAAACTCGCTTACGGTAGTTTTGCCGTATTACGCATATGCAAGGCAGGATAGAAAGGTAAAATCGCGTGTACCTATAAGCGCAAAGCTTATGGCTGACTTGTTGACCGTGTCCGGTGCTAATAGGATTGTAGCTATGGATCTGCACGCAGGCCAGATCCAGGGTTTTTTTGATATACCCGTGGATCACTTGTATGCATCGCCTGTTATTGCCAACTACATCCGCGATCTTCACAAAGACGATATTGTTATAGTCTCGCCTGATGCTGGCGGTGTAGAGCGCGCAAGGGATCTTGGCAAAAAATTAGGCTGCAGCCTTGCTATTGTGGATAAAAGGCGCTCCAAACCCAATGTCAGTGAGGTGCTGCATATAATTGGTGATTGTTCGGGCAAAACTGCCGTGCTTGTGGATGATTTGATAGACACAGCAGGCACGATTGTAAACGCAAGCATTGCTTTGACAGAAAATGGAGCGCGTGAGGTTTATGCATGCTGCACACATCCTGTGCTTTCTGGACCAGCGCTTGAGCGCATAGAAAACTCACCCATTCAAGAGTTAGTTATTACAGATACGCTTGTGTGGAATGCTAAAAAAGACTGCAAAAAGATAAAAACGCTTTCTGTTGCCAATTTAATCGGAGAGGCAATTAGAAGAATTTACAATAAAGAGTCAGTCAGCTCACTGTTTGACTAA
- a CDS encoding 50S ribosomal protein L25, translated as MQLKAQIRDTKAEAKALRRQSLIPAVMYGRGQDPINLSLDKKETVAVLRKARRTDIFEVAFEDKTFRCIIKEVQKHPVTSEVYHVDFYKFDPSKHINIEVPIVLKGDAKGVKAGGDLYQPRKKITLNSLPDSIPNEIALDVSNLDIGDSIHAFDLELPEGVKIASSRNFEIVGVVGKSKEEQTAAEQESQAESAVSK; from the coding sequence ATGCAACTTAAAGCACAGATAAGAGACACAAAAGCAGAAGCAAAGGCACTAAGAAGACAAAGCCTCATACCCGCTGTAATGTACGGTCGCGGACAAGATCCTATTAATCTCAGCTTGGATAAAAAAGAAACAGTTGCTGTTTTGAGAAAGGCAAGGCGAACAGATATTTTTGAAGTTGCTTTTGAAGATAAAACATTTAGGTGCATTATAAAAGAAGTGCAAAAGCACCCCGTTACATCAGAGGTTTACCATGTGGATTTTTATAAGTTTGATCCAAGCAAGCACATCAATATTGAAGTGCCCATTGTGTTAAAAGGGGATGCAAAAGGTGTAAAAGCAGGCGGCGATCTATACCAGCCAAGAAAAAAGATTACGCTTAACAGCTTACCTGACAGTATACCTAACGAGATAGCGCTTGATGTATCAAATTTAGATATAGGCGATTCTATACATGCTTTTGATTTAGAGCTTCCAGAAGGCGTGAAAATTGCAAGCAGCAGAAACTTTGAAATCGTGGGTGTTGTAGGCAAGTCTAAAGAAGAACAAACCGCAGCAGAGCAAGAAAGCCAAGCGGAAAGTGCAGTGTCTAAATAA
- the pth gene encoding aminoacyl-tRNA hydrolase, translated as MHAIVGLGNPGEKYANTFHNAGFWALDALGSAFYAKFSSNSSFNAIIAVCFIENHKVVLAKPTTYMNLSGTAVGALLQFYKISVEDLIVIRDDIDMDLGKIKLKQNSSSGGHKGVQSIIDAIGSKAFIQVKIGVGRQDNVSDFVLKKLSDQEKKILAKSAEIAAEASVQIVTVGFEKAANNYNNKVALDV; from the coding sequence ATGCATGCAATTGTAGGGCTTGGAAATCCTGGTGAAAAATATGCAAATACCTTTCATAACGCGGGTTTTTGGGCTTTAGATGCGCTTGGTAGTGCGTTTTACGCAAAGTTTAGCAGTAATAGTAGTTTTAACGCTATAATTGCAGTTTGTTTTATAGAAAATCACAAGGTTGTGCTTGCAAAACCCACTACATATATGAATTTAAGCGGTACAGCAGTGGGGGCGCTTTTGCAGTTTTATAAGATAAGCGTGGAAGATTTGATTGTTATAAGAGACGATATTGATATGGATCTTGGCAAAATTAAGCTTAAGCAAAATTCGTCAAGCGGCGGGCACAAAGGTGTGCAGTCAATTATTGATGCGATAGGCTCAAAAGCTTTTATACAGGTAAAAATTGGCGTTGGCAGGCAGGATAATGTATCTGATTTTGTGTTAAAAAAATTGAGCGATCAGGAAAAAAAGATATTGGCCAAAAGTGCTGAAATTGCCGCTGAAGCCAGCGTGCAAATAGTGACCGTTGGTTTCGAAAAAGCAGCAAACAATTACAATAATAAGGTTGCTTTAGATGTTTAG
- a CDS encoding NAD(P)H-dependent flavin oxidoreductase, producing MALKKLKIRDKIVEHCVIQGGMGVGVSLYPLAKAVAQNGGIGVISSVALDRILSKRNGKKYSIYEACEEEVALAKDGSNCIGINIMVAVQRDYEASVKGAIAGGVDIIISGAGLPTELPKAATSKDVALVPIVSSLRAFDIICKRWERFGRRPDAVVVEGPLAGGHLGFRFADLDKEENKLENILLPIKEKAIRCDDIPVIAAGGIYTHDDIKKFLDMGADAVQMGTRFLATFESSASPEYKQAVIRADKDDIVVAYRPGSPSGLPFRVIKSSPMYQDALLAKRHTNCDKGYLLNKDGYCPAMVDNINYFCICNGLLSSAGYNSDKEKPIYTVGSNAYRVDRLLSVEELMKELVYG from the coding sequence ATGGCATTAAAGAAGCTAAAAATTAGGGATAAAATCGTAGAGCACTGCGTTATACAAGGCGGTATGGGTGTGGGCGTAAGCCTGTATCCTTTGGCAAAAGCTGTGGCTCAAAACGGCGGTATTGGCGTTATATCAAGCGTTGCTTTGGATAGAATTTTATCTAAGCGAAACGGCAAAAAGTACTCTATATACGAAGCATGCGAAGAAGAAGTAGCTTTAGCCAAAGACGGATCAAACTGCATAGGCATAAATATTATGGTTGCTGTGCAAAGAGACTATGAGGCAAGCGTCAAAGGAGCAATTGCAGGCGGTGTTGACATTATTATATCTGGTGCAGGGTTACCTACGGAGCTTCCAAAGGCAGCTACAAGTAAAGATGTGGCACTTGTACCCATTGTGTCTAGCCTGAGGGCTTTTGATATCATTTGCAAGCGCTGGGAGCGGTTTGGCAGAAGACCAGATGCAGTGGTAGTAGAAGGGCCGCTTGCAGGCGGGCATTTGGGCTTTCGATTTGCCGATTTAGACAAAGAAGAAAACAAACTTGAAAATATACTGCTCCCCATAAAAGAAAAAGCCATAAGGTGCGATGATATACCTGTTATAGCAGCAGGTGGCATATACACGCACGATGATATAAAGAAGTTTTTGGATATGGGGGCAGATGCAGTGCAGATGGGTACACGTTTTTTGGCAACATTCGAAAGCAGTGCTAGCCCTGAGTACAAGCAGGCTGTGATTAGAGCCGACAAAGATGATATTGTGGTAGCATATAGGCCGGGTTCGCCTTCGGGCTTGCCATTTCGCGTAATAAAATCCTCACCTATGTATCAGGATGCCTTGTTAGCTAAAAGACACACAAACTGCGATAAAGGCTACTTGTTAAATAAAGATGGCTACTGCCCTGCTATGGTGGACAATATAAATTACTTTTGTATATGCAATGGTTTGCTCTCAAGCGCAGGTTACAATTCTGATAAAGAAAAGCCCATTTATACGGTGGGTAGCAATGCTTACCGCGTTGATAGGCTTTTAAGTGTTGAAGAATTAATGAAGGAGCTTGTATATGGGTAG
- a CDS encoding homoserine dehydrogenase: MGRDINVGIFGLGTVGCGVVKILQDNADVIRKRLGFGINIKKVFSHTSKCKNLLTNYTYTKDYKELFDERIDIVLELIGGIDVARRFVIEAIEHKKNIVSANKALLANYGVEIFSKAAKNGVKIGFEASVAGGVPIIKIITRDLMANNIKSIKAIVNGTCNYILSQMFETHESFETILNKAIKEGYAERDPSFDIDGIDSAQKMAILAAISFNAKIEEKDVYVEGIRDIDFIDIDFARQLGYRIKLLGIASMKNERLLVRVAPYFVEAENILAKVDGVYNAISVISDMTGQTTYVGKGAGSLPTASSVVADIIDIAKDFESGKVKDTLSKGVFEKTEFVDIDSLESHFYIRFSVIDSVGVLANIAYVLSKYDISIKSVVQTGKGLDVVPLLVLTHKAKESNIKKAILEIEQDHKSIIKNGTVLIRVLE, from the coding sequence ATGGGTAGAGATATAAATGTTGGGATTTTTGGACTGGGTACTGTGGGCTGCGGTGTTGTAAAAATTTTGCAGGATAATGCCGATGTAATAAGAAAGCGGCTGGGTTTTGGCATAAATATTAAAAAAGTGTTTTCACACACCTCAAAATGCAAGAATTTATTAACGAACTATACTTATACCAAAGATTACAAAGAGTTATTTGACGAGCGTATAGATATTGTGCTTGAGCTAATTGGCGGCATTGATGTGGCACGCAGGTTTGTTATAGAGGCTATTGAACACAAGAAAAACATCGTTAGTGCAAATAAGGCGCTTTTGGCAAACTACGGCGTTGAGATTTTTTCGAAAGCAGCTAAAAATGGCGTTAAAATAGGTTTTGAAGCTTCCGTTGCAGGCGGTGTGCCCATTATAAAGATTATCACAAGAGACTTGATGGCAAACAACATAAAAAGCATAAAAGCGATTGTAAACGGCACATGCAACTATATATTAAGTCAGATGTTTGAAACACATGAGTCTTTTGAAACTATCTTAAACAAGGCAATTAAAGAAGGCTATGCCGAACGCGACCCTTCGTTTGATATAGATGGCATCGATTCGGCACAAAAGATGGCAATCTTGGCTGCCATAAGTTTTAACGCAAAAATTGAAGAAAAAGATGTTTATGTTGAAGGTATAAGGGATATTGACTTTATTGACATAGATTTTGCACGACAGTTAGGCTATAGAATAAAGCTTTTGGGTATTGCAAGTATGAAAAACGAGCGTCTGCTTGTGCGCGTTGCGCCTTATTTTGTAGAAGCAGAAAATATATTGGCTAAAGTTGATGGTGTGTACAATGCGATCAGCGTTATCTCAGATATGACAGGTCAGACTACATATGTGGGCAAAGGCGCAGGTAGTTTGCCAACGGCCTCATCTGTGGTGGCAGATATTATTGATATTGCCAAAGACTTTGAATCTGGCAAAGTAAAAGATACGCTTTCAAAGGGTGTTTTTGAGAAAACGGAGTTTGTGGATATTGACAGCCTTGAGTCTCATTTTTATATAAGATTTAGCGTTATAGACAGCGTTGGGGTGCTTGCAAATATTGCCTATGTTTTAAGCAAATATGATATTAGCATAAAAAGCGTTGTACAGACGGGAAAGGGTTTGGATGTGGTGCCGCTTTTGGTTTTGACGCATAAAGCTAAAGAGTCCAATATTAAAAAAGCGATTCTAGAGATTGAGCAAGACCATAAAAGTATAATCAAAAATGGCACTGTTTTAATTAGAGTTTTGGAATAA
- the argH gene encoding argininosuccinate lyase, which produces MNDKLWDGRFSVQEDKLMEQFSQSISYDKRLYKYDIAGSIAHVRGLEKQSIITQEEAGKIIDGLHKIERQIETGEFDFDPQDEDIHMAIERALINLIGKTGGKLHTARSRNDQVALDERLYLRDVSINIIAKLDLLLKNLVLFAKEHIDVIIPGFTHMQHAQPILFSHYILAFYEKFKRDQARFLDTIKRIDIMPLGAGALAGTIWPIDRHYLSGLLQFTHISKNSIDAVSDRDFMIEFLNNCAIFSMHASRLAEDFIIYSSQEFSFIELSDEFSTGSSIMPQKKNPDSLELIRGKTGRIYGNLFALLTVMKGLPIAYNRDMQEDKEALFDTIDNCLMIVDILTKLILKVKVNKKEIDKSLEKGFITATDLADYLAIKGYAFRDAHKIVGAIVAYAINENKTLQTLTLQEYKQFAQVIEEDVYDYIDYNRSVDKRKSYGGTSRQNVLDQIEEALREVNGKSEHTLNCPRCAYPVKIYKNPSLTVDCIIEKGNKVLLISRKNYPFGYALPGGFVDYGESTEQAVIREMKEETSLDIVEPKLFGVYSDPARDPRGHTVSVVFYAKTNANPMAGDDAKDLGFFDLDNLPESIVFDHLKILKDYNEFRKKIQH; this is translated from the coding sequence ATGAATGATAAATTATGGGATGGACGCTTTAGTGTTCAAGAAGATAAGCTTATGGAGCAATTTTCACAAAGTATAAGCTACGATAAGCGTCTGTATAAATATGACATAGCAGGCAGTATTGCCCATGTTAGAGGTTTAGAAAAGCAGTCAATTATTACTCAAGAAGAAGCGGGAAAAATTATTGACGGTTTGCACAAGATAGAAAGACAGATTGAAACAGGCGAGTTTGATTTTGACCCGCAAGACGAAGACATACACATGGCAATAGAGCGCGCGCTCATTAATTTAATTGGAAAAACAGGGGGTAAACTCCATACTGCGCGTTCAAGAAATGATCAAGTAGCGCTTGATGAGCGTTTGTATTTAAGGGATGTAAGCATAAATATAATAGCAAAGCTTGACCTTTTGTTAAAAAATCTGGTGCTTTTTGCAAAAGAGCACATTGACGTAATTATACCTGGTTTTACGCACATGCAGCATGCTCAGCCAATCTTATTTTCGCACTACATACTGGCTTTTTACGAAAAGTTTAAGCGCGATCAAGCGCGTTTTTTAGATACAATAAAGCGCATTGACATTATGCCGCTTGGGGCTGGGGCGCTTGCTGGTACAATCTGGCCTATTGATAGACACTACTTAAGCGGTTTGCTCCAATTTACACACATCTCTAAAAATTCTATCGATGCGGTATCAGATAGAGATTTTATGATAGAATTTTTAAATAATTGCGCGATTTTTTCTATGCATGCTTCAAGATTGGCAGAAGACTTTATTATTTATTCTTCTCAGGAGTTTTCTTTTATAGAACTGTCCGATGAGTTTTCCACAGGCTCAAGCATAATGCCACAGAAAAAAAACCCAGACAGCTTAGAGCTAATAAGAGGCAAAACGGGTAGAATTTATGGCAATTTGTTTGCGCTGCTAACAGTTATGAAAGGCTTGCCGATTGCATACAATAGAGACATGCAGGAAGATAAAGAAGCGCTGTTTGACACAATCGACAATTGTTTAATGATTGTAGATATACTAACGAAACTTATACTTAAGGTTAAGGTAAACAAGAAAGAAATCGATAAATCCTTAGAAAAAGGCTTTATCACAGCAACAGATTTAGCTGACTACTTGGCAATCAAAGGTTATGCTTTTAGAGATGCTCACAAGATCGTTGGCGCTATTGTAGCATATGCTATCAATGAAAATAAAACGCTTCAAACGCTAACCCTACAAGAGTATAAGCAGTTTGCGCAAGTCATTGAAGAGGATGTTTATGATTACATAGACTACAATCGCAGTGTAGACAAAAGAAAATCCTACGGTGGCACCTCAAGGCAGAATGTTTTGGATCAGATAGAAGAAGCACTGCGAGAAGTTAATGGAAAAAGCGAGCATACGCTAAACTGCCCAAGATGTGCATATCCTGTAAAAATTTACAAAAACCCATCTTTAACAGTGGATTGTATCATAGAAAAAGGCAACAAAGTACTGCTTATAAGCAGAAAAAATTATCCGTTTGGTTATGCATTGCCAGGTGGTTTTGTAGACTACGGCGAAAGCACAGAACAAGCTGTAATAAGAGAAATGAAGGAAGAGACGAGTCTTGATATTGTAGAGCCCAAACTTTTTGGTGTTTACTCAGATCCAGCAAGGGATCCAAGGGGCCACACAGTAAGCGTAGTTTTTTATGCTAAGACCAATGCAAATCCAATGGCTGGCGATGATGCTAAGGATTTAGGTTTTTTTGATTTAGACAATTTGCCAGAGTCTATTGTATTTGATCACTTAAAAATTTTGAAAGACTATAATGAATTTAGAAAAAAGATACAACACTAA